A genomic window from Ruminiclostridium cellulolyticum H10 includes:
- the plsX gene encoding phosphate acyltransferase PlsX, which translates to MINIIVDAMGGDNAPDSIIDGCVEAINIKEGFNITLVGKSEIIESNLSKKEFNRDRISIVNATEVITGDDTPTRAIRSKKDSSIVVGMKLLKENKGDAFISAGNTGAIMTGALLIVGRMKGVDRPSLPALVPSKKDMVLIIDAGMNTVCRPINYLQFGIMGSIYMRLIYKKESPKVGLLNVGSEDAKGNSTLKQAFSILSSSQINFVGNTEGNNIPGGDVDVAVCDGYAGNVALKLYEGAGSLFLGELKKIFTSNIVTKLCYLMLKPFFKSFKSKFDPDELAGAPVLGVNGLVIKSHGSSKAKTIRYAILNRAIPLIENGVVNEIKEQFKNMEVDSSDDKID; encoded by the coding sequence ATGATTAACATTATTGTTGACGCGATGGGTGGAGATAATGCACCTGATTCTATAATAGACGGTTGTGTTGAAGCAATAAATATAAAAGAGGGTTTCAATATTACACTTGTTGGTAAAAGCGAAATAATAGAAAGTAATTTAAGTAAAAAAGAATTTAATAGAGATAGAATAAGCATTGTCAATGCAACAGAGGTTATAACAGGAGATGATACTCCTACAAGGGCTATCAGAAGTAAAAAGGACTCTTCTATAGTAGTAGGAATGAAGCTCCTGAAGGAGAATAAGGGTGATGCATTTATATCTGCCGGCAATACCGGAGCAATAATGACAGGGGCGTTGCTGATAGTAGGGCGGATGAAAGGGGTCGATAGACCATCTCTTCCGGCGTTGGTCCCATCAAAAAAGGATATGGTTCTGATAATTGATGCGGGAATGAATACTGTTTGCAGACCTATAAACTACCTGCAATTTGGCATTATGGGTTCTATCTATATGAGGCTGATTTATAAAAAAGAAAGCCCAAAAGTAGGTCTTCTGAATGTGGGATCGGAAGATGCAAAGGGAAATAGTACTTTGAAGCAAGCATTCAGCATTCTTTCTTCTTCACAAATTAATTTTGTTGGGAATACTGAAGGAAATAATATTCCCGGCGGGGACGTTGATGTAGCTGTTTGTGACGGATATGCAGGGAATGTAGCCTTAAAGCTTTATGAAGGTGCAGGGTCGCTCTTTCTTGGAGAGCTAAAAAAAATATTTACATCAAATATTGTCACAAAGCTGTGTTACTTGATGCTAAAACCTTTTTTTAAGAGCTTTAAAAGCAAATTTGACCCTGACGAACTTGCCGGAGCTCCTGTTCTAGGTGTTAACGGGTTGGTAATAAAAAGTCATGGTTCATCGAAGGCAAAAACTATAAGATATGCAATTTTAAATAGAGCTATACCTTTAATAGAAAATGGCGTAGTAAATGAAATTAAAGAACAATTCAAGAATATGGAGGTGGACTCTTCTGATGACAAAATCGACTAA
- a CDS encoding competence/damage-inducible protein A translates to MRAEILAVGTELLLGQIANTNAQYISSKLPEAGVGVYYHSVVGDNPDRLEDCLKLALKRCDIVITTGGLGPTQDDLTKETISRVCGKKLVLHQESLNDIRNYFSSLGRQMTPNNEKQAYMPEGCIILKNTNGTAPGCIIETGGKIVVMLPGPPAEMKPMFLDYVIPYFKNKGAYSIESVILRVFGIGESAMETKIMDLIDAQTNPTIATYAKEGEVSIRVTASVLKGESADSILIPVVNEIKRRTGDNLYSDKDKTLDAVVAELLTKNNITIGTAESCTGGLISEKLTDIPGISQVFMGGAVTYSNEAKVEYLGVKEQTIKAHGAVSRETASEMAEGIRKRLKTDIGISVTGIAGPGGGTAEKPVGLVYIGLSSESGTVTKELRLSGNRKKIRTITALNVFDLIRRHILKLKIDL, encoded by the coding sequence ATGAGAGCAGAAATTTTAGCCGTTGGTACAGAGCTGCTTTTGGGGCAGATTGCTAATACCAATGCACAGTATATATCCTCAAAACTTCCTGAAGCAGGCGTTGGTGTATATTATCATAGTGTAGTGGGTGATAATCCCGACAGATTGGAAGATTGCTTAAAACTTGCTTTGAAGCGGTGTGACATTGTTATTACAACAGGTGGTCTGGGGCCGACACAGGATGATTTGACAAAGGAGACCATTTCACGTGTATGCGGAAAAAAGCTGGTTCTTCACCAAGAGAGCCTTAATGACATAAGAAATTATTTCAGCAGTCTTGGAAGGCAGATGACGCCAAACAATGAAAAACAAGCCTATATGCCCGAAGGTTGTATAATACTGAAAAATACCAATGGTACTGCACCGGGGTGTATAATAGAAACGGGCGGAAAGATAGTTGTAATGCTTCCGGGTCCGCCGGCAGAGATGAAACCAATGTTTTTAGATTATGTTATTCCATATTTTAAAAATAAAGGTGCTTATTCTATTGAATCTGTAATCTTAAGAGTTTTTGGCATTGGTGAATCTGCTATGGAAACTAAAATAATGGATTTGATTGATGCTCAGACAAACCCGACTATTGCTACATATGCCAAGGAAGGTGAGGTTTCTATTAGGGTAACTGCCAGTGTTTTAAAAGGTGAAAGTGCAGATTCTATATTGATACCTGTTGTAAATGAGATAAAGAGAAGAACTGGAGATAATCTGTACTCTGACAAGGATAAAACTTTGGATGCTGTGGTGGCAGAACTTCTTACGAAAAACAATATTACAATTGGGACTGCCGAGTCCTGTACAGGGGGCCTTATATCAGAAAAGCTTACCGACATACCGGGGATTTCTCAGGTATTTATGGGTGGAGCCGTAACATATTCCAATGAAGCAAAAGTTGAATACCTTGGTGTAAAGGAGCAAACAATCAAAGCTCACGGAGCAGTTAGCCGTGAAACAGCATCAGAAATGGCCGAGGGCATCAGAAAAAGGTTAAAGACTGACATCGGTATATCCGTTACCGGAATAGCCGGGCCCGGCGGAGGAACTGCCGAAAAACCGGTTGGATTAGTCTATATAGGTCTTTCGAGCGAAAGCGGTACAGTTACAAAGGAGCTTAGGCTTTCGGGTAACAGAAAGAAAATCAGGACGATTACTGCTCTCAATGTATTTGACTTAATACGTAGACATATTTTAAAGCTGAAAATAGATCTTTGA
- the murJ gene encoding murein biosynthesis integral membrane protein MurJ, producing the protein MSLNNKKLTGAAIIVMASLVVSRITGYLRTILINNLLTAAQSDSLLAAFRTTDLMYNLLIGGAISAALVPVLSGYIAKNEEEDGWKAIGTFVNVVFVTMIGVCILGVIFAPAVVSMTASGLTGEKRQLTIQLTRILFPSVGFMMLAGITNGVLYSYKRFASAAFAPSVYNLGTALSILVLSRFGVRYVAFGVLASAIVYFVMQISFAWPNLKYYRPKILWRNPGFKRLFKLAIPSLAASAVAQINILISLNFISMFRNDGSITAYYNANDLWQLPYGIFAMGLGTAILPTLSEKLALKKVDEFKEILNNGFKTILYLIIPSSVAFIVLSQPVVSVVYKWSQVIGKERIVTAGSILLLFTAAMIAQSMLALLNRAFYANNDTKTPLYIGTVSIALNFVFCYIFMKATDLGPAGMSLSYSIQSVVNMAIMMVIISKRMNGMGWKKLLDYSVKLLGAAAIMGITLFIMNRLIPVNFTKPFEIHSKLVEIAILGIEIVVGASVYFAFTMLFKIDEAVAVKNKFMGKIKRLVKKS; encoded by the coding sequence TTGAGTTTAAATAATAAAAAATTAACAGGTGCCGCAATAATAGTCATGGCATCGTTGGTTGTAAGCAGAATAACCGGCTACTTAAGAACCATACTGATAAACAATCTGCTTACGGCAGCACAGTCGGATTCGTTACTGGCAGCGTTCAGAACAACTGACTTGATGTACAACTTATTAATTGGCGGGGCAATATCTGCCGCACTTGTTCCCGTATTGTCGGGATACATTGCTAAAAACGAGGAAGAGGATGGCTGGAAAGCTATCGGAACTTTTGTGAATGTTGTATTTGTAACAATGATTGGTGTATGTATACTTGGAGTAATTTTTGCTCCAGCTGTTGTGTCTATGACTGCATCAGGCTTAACAGGCGAAAAAAGGCAGCTGACAATCCAGCTTACAAGAATACTTTTTCCGTCAGTGGGTTTTATGATGCTGGCAGGAATAACAAATGGAGTGCTTTATTCCTATAAGAGGTTTGCATCCGCTGCATTTGCACCATCAGTGTATAATCTTGGAACAGCACTGAGTATACTTGTACTTAGCAGGTTTGGGGTAAGATATGTGGCATTCGGTGTATTGGCAAGTGCCATAGTATATTTTGTAATGCAGATATCCTTTGCATGGCCAAATTTAAAATATTACAGGCCCAAAATTCTGTGGAGGAATCCGGGATTCAAAAGGCTGTTCAAACTTGCAATACCATCCCTTGCAGCATCCGCCGTAGCACAGATAAATATACTTATATCACTCAATTTTATATCAATGTTTAGAAATGACGGAAGTATAACGGCATATTACAACGCAAATGATTTATGGCAGCTGCCCTACGGTATATTTGCAATGGGGCTTGGTACAGCAATACTTCCGACACTATCAGAAAAACTGGCACTTAAAAAGGTAGACGAATTTAAAGAAATACTCAATAACGGGTTTAAGACAATACTGTATCTTATAATACCGTCGTCAGTGGCTTTTATAGTACTTTCCCAACCTGTTGTCAGTGTCGTATACAAATGGTCTCAAGTTATTGGAAAGGAAAGAATCGTAACGGCAGGCAGTATATTGTTGCTATTTACGGCTGCAATGATTGCTCAATCAATGCTTGCTCTCTTGAATAGGGCATTTTATGCCAATAATGATACTAAAACGCCTCTATATATTGGTACGGTATCCATTGCACTGAACTTTGTTTTCTGTTACATATTTATGAAAGCAACAGACTTAGGTCCTGCCGGTATGTCATTGTCGTATTCCATACAGAGTGTAGTAAACATGGCTATTATGATGGTGATAATATCAAAACGTATGAACGGAATGGGATGGAAAAAACTCCTGGACTATTCGGTAAAACTGTTGGGAGCTGCTGCAATTATGGGTATAACCCTTTTTATAATGAACAGACTTATCCCTGTTAATTTTACAAAGCCCTTTGAGATACATTCAAAATTGGTTGAAATAGCTATATTGGGAATAGAAATCGTAGTAGGAGCATCGGTTTACTTTGCATTTACAATGTTATTTAAGATTGATGAGGCGGTTGCAGTTAAGAATAAGTTTATGGGTAAAATTAAACGTTTAGTAAAAAAATCATAA
- the fapR gene encoding transcription factor FapR: MSRSSSHKQQRQKTLLEKIKYDPFLTDEELADYFKVSVPTIRLDRLELAIPELRERIKNVAESNQEKLKSLESKEFIGELIDLQLGQNAISLMETKSTMAFEKTHIVRGHYIYSLAETLAIAVIDSQVALVGVANIKYKIPVYSGARIIAKAQVKKSKGNRFIVWVKIYEKNVEVFRGKFILVSLNENKIKEKI, encoded by the coding sequence GTGAGCAGATCGTCTTCTCACAAACAGCAAAGGCAAAAGACTCTGCTTGAGAAAATTAAGTACGACCCATTTTTGACAGATGAAGAATTAGCTGATTATTTTAAAGTGAGCGTACCAACAATCAGACTTGACCGACTGGAATTGGCGATTCCGGAGCTGCGTGAAAGAATTAAAAATGTTGCGGAAAGCAATCAGGAAAAATTAAAGTCACTTGAAAGCAAGGAATTTATTGGTGAACTAATTGATTTACAGCTTGGACAAAATGCAATTTCACTTATGGAAACCAAAAGTACTATGGCGTTTGAAAAAACTCATATTGTACGGGGACATTATATTTACTCACTGGCTGAGACACTTGCCATTGCTGTAATAGATTCCCAGGTAGCCTTGGTGGGAGTGGCAAATATCAAGTACAAGATCCCGGTTTATTCAGGGGCAAGAATAATTGCAAAGGCACAGGTCAAGAAGTCTAAGGGAAACAGGTTTATTGTCTGGGTCAAAATATACGAAAAAAATGTTGAAGTATTCAGAGGAAAATTTATACTGGTATCTCTTAACGAAAACAAAATTAAAGAAAAAATATGA
- the recA gene encoding recombinase RecA gives MLEKRKALEMALGQIEKQFGKGAVMKLGENSHMNVEIIPTGSMSLDLALGVGGVPRGRIVEIFGPESSGKTTVALHIIAEAQKAGGEAAFIDAEHALDPVYAKKLGVDIENLIVSQPDTGEQALEITEALVRSGAIDVIVVDSVAALVPKAEIDGEMGDSHIGLQARLMSQALRKLAGVISKSRTTAIFINQLREKVGIMFGNPETTPGGRALKFYSSVRLDVRRIEAIKQSNEVVGNRTRVKVVKNKVAPPFKEAEFDIVYGEGISREGSILDIAVNMEIVNKSGAWFSYNSQRIGQGRENAKQYLKENPAMCSEIEKLVRSNFTVTAPQTEEPEENEEVELDKIK, from the coding sequence GTGTTAGAAAAGAGAAAAGCATTAGAGATGGCTTTGGGCCAGATAGAGAAGCAGTTTGGTAAAGGTGCGGTAATGAAGTTGGGCGAAAATTCCCATATGAATGTAGAGATTATTCCTACAGGGTCAATGAGTCTTGATCTGGCACTCGGAGTTGGAGGAGTTCCCAGAGGAAGAATAGTTGAAATTTTTGGGCCGGAGTCATCCGGTAAAACAACTGTTGCACTTCATATTATTGCAGAGGCTCAAAAGGCCGGAGGTGAAGCTGCTTTTATAGACGCAGAACACGCCCTTGATCCTGTGTATGCAAAGAAACTTGGGGTTGATATAGAAAATCTGATAGTGTCACAGCCTGATACAGGTGAACAGGCTCTTGAGATTACAGAAGCACTTGTAAGAAGTGGTGCAATAGATGTTATTGTAGTTGACTCTGTTGCGGCTCTTGTACCTAAGGCAGAAATCGACGGAGAAATGGGTGATTCCCATATAGGGTTACAAGCAAGGCTGATGTCTCAGGCACTTAGAAAATTAGCCGGTGTTATCAGTAAATCAAGGACAACAGCTATATTTATTAATCAGCTTCGTGAGAAGGTCGGTATAATGTTCGGTAATCCTGAAACTACACCGGGAGGTAGGGCATTAAAATTCTATTCTTCCGTAAGACTTGATGTCAGAAGGATAGAAGCGATTAAGCAGTCTAACGAAGTTGTAGGTAACAGAACAAGAGTAAAGGTTGTAAAGAACAAAGTTGCACCTCCTTTCAAAGAAGCAGAGTTTGATATTGTCTATGGAGAGGGTATATCAAGAGAAGGCAGTATACTTGATATTGCTGTAAATATGGAAATTGTTAACAAAAGCGGTGCGTGGTTCTCTTATAATAGTCAGCGTATAGGCCAGGGTCGTGAAAATGCAAAACAATATCTTAAAGAAAATCCCGCTATGTGCAGTGAAATAGAGAAACTAGTCAGAAGTAACTTTACTGTAACTGCTCCGCAGACTGAAGAACCGGAAGAAAATGAAGAAGTTGAACTCGATAAAATAAAATAA
- the rimO gene encoding 30S ribosomal protein S12 methylthiotransferase RimO, which yields MKKKIGIVSLGCPKNLVDSEIMLGMLSHSDYEIVNSKEDADVLIVNTCGFIESAQQESINTILEMAEEKGRNCEVLIVTGCMAERYKEKILEQIPEVDAVLGTGNYKEIAEVINLAYMGEKTVAYGKLDETDYLDEERVLSSSKHSVYLKISEGCDNRCTYCIIPFLRGKYRSRKMESLVREAELLAGKGTKEIVIVAQDSTRYGIDLYGKKMLPELIRKISDISGIEWVRLLYCYPEEIDDELINEIAINPKVCKYLDIPIQHASDRVLKQMGRRGTISEIKQVLNKLREKVSGITIRTSLIVGFPGETEEDFEELMAFVKEFRLDRVGVFTYSKEEGTAAAKMKNQIPKHIKIKRQKKILELQNVISREINQSRNGKVYKTIVDGIADDGIFYYGRTYAEAPEIDGIIYFTSPEELSIGSFINVRILNTEDYDLIGEVINEFTE from the coding sequence GTGAAAAAAAAGATAGGCATCGTCTCATTGGGATGCCCCAAGAATTTAGTAGACAGCGAGATAATGCTGGGTATGCTGTCACATTCAGATTATGAAATTGTAAACAGCAAGGAAGATGCGGATGTACTTATAGTAAATACATGCGGATTTATTGAATCCGCTCAGCAGGAATCTATAAATACAATTTTAGAAATGGCAGAGGAAAAGGGACGTAATTGCGAGGTACTTATAGTTACAGGATGTATGGCAGAAAGATATAAAGAAAAAATACTTGAACAAATACCGGAAGTGGATGCTGTTCTGGGTACAGGGAATTATAAAGAAATAGCGGAAGTAATAAATCTTGCGTATATGGGTGAAAAAACAGTAGCTTATGGAAAGTTGGATGAAACGGATTATCTTGATGAAGAGAGAGTACTATCATCCAGCAAACATTCTGTCTACTTAAAGATATCAGAAGGATGTGACAACCGCTGCACATACTGTATAATACCATTTTTGAGAGGTAAATACAGGAGCCGTAAAATGGAGTCTTTGGTCAGAGAAGCTGAGCTTTTGGCTGGAAAAGGTACAAAGGAAATCGTTATCGTTGCACAGGACAGTACTCGCTACGGTATTGACTTATATGGCAAAAAGATGCTTCCTGAATTAATCAGAAAGATATCGGATATTAGTGGAATAGAATGGGTAAGGCTTTTGTATTGCTACCCTGAGGAAATAGATGATGAGCTGATTAACGAAATAGCTATAAATCCAAAGGTGTGCAAATACCTTGACATACCTATTCAGCATGCATCCGATAGAGTACTAAAGCAAATGGGAAGAAGAGGAACTATTTCTGAGATTAAGCAGGTACTAAACAAATTAAGAGAGAAAGTCAGCGGCATTACTATCAGAACATCACTGATTGTAGGCTTTCCAGGTGAGACAGAGGAAGATTTTGAAGAATTGATGGCCTTTGTAAAAGAATTCAGATTGGATAGAGTGGGTGTATTCACATATTCAAAAGAAGAGGGTACAGCGGCTGCAAAGATGAAAAACCAGATACCAAAGCACATTAAAATAAAAAGGCAAAAAAAGATTCTTGAGCTTCAAAATGTAATTAGCAGGGAAATAAATCAAAGTAGGAATGGAAAAGTCTACAAAACTATAGTTGACGGTATTGCTGATGATGGTATATTCTATTATGGACGTACTTATGCAGAAGCTCCTGAAATTGATGGGATTATTTATTTTACAAGTCCCGAGGAGCTTTCAATAGGTAGTTTTATAAATGTAAGGATTCTCAATACCGAAGATTATGATTTGATAGGAGAGGTCATAAATGAATTTACCGAATAA
- a CDS encoding regulatory protein RecX, whose protein sequence is MRITSIEKSDNNKSMARVCIDNGAEFVLPLKRIDALNLTIDKDIEQESLDYILKYEVYAAAKNAAVKFLSLKLRTSFEVEEKLREMGYEESTINKVISDLAEIEYINDYKYAAKYIAEKTKLKPKSIKLLAMELGHKGIPDEIINSTIEELNPDDEKVALELLKRRYSKYNEFDEKLIKKMKSYLASRGFSYNQISKAISKFIPEDGYNADFNCDKY, encoded by the coding sequence ATGAGGATTACATCAATTGAAAAAAGTGACAATAATAAATCAATGGCAAGAGTCTGCATTGATAACGGGGCAGAGTTTGTATTGCCGCTGAAACGTATTGATGCTCTTAACCTTACCATTGATAAAGACATTGAACAGGAATCTTTAGACTACATACTCAAATATGAGGTCTATGCGGCTGCAAAGAATGCAGCGGTGAAATTTCTTTCTCTAAAACTCAGAACTTCATTTGAAGTAGAAGAAAAGCTTAGGGAAATGGGGTATGAGGAAAGTACAATAAATAAAGTAATAAGTGATTTAGCTGAAATAGAATACATAAACGATTACAAATATGCCGCTAAGTACATAGCTGAAAAAACAAAGCTGAAGCCAAAGTCAATAAAGCTTTTGGCAATGGAACTGGGTCATAAGGGAATACCTGATGAGATAATAAACAGTACGATAGAGGAATTAAACCCGGATGATGAGAAGGTTGCTTTGGAACTACTTAAAAGAAGGTACTCAAAATATAATGAGTTTGATGAAAAGTTGATAAAAAAAATGAAATCCTACCTGGCAAGCAGGGGATTTAGCTATAATCAAATTTCAAAAGCTATAAGTAAATTTATACCAGAAGACGGATATAATGCGGATTTCAACTGCGATAAATATTAA
- the pgsA gene encoding CDP-diacylglycerol--glycerol-3-phosphate 3-phosphatidyltransferase, with protein sequence MNLPNKITISRIFLVPLFMIFVIPIPDATVNFPLLSFLKDEMLSINVFINNYGSYVAAVLFILAASTDGVDGYIARKHKLVTSFGKFLDPIADKLLITAALIALVQQQVVTGWAAMIIISRELLVTGLRLVAAAEGQVIAANKSGKIKMIFQTVAVSVCLLKNWPFSIFTDMPIDSYLMLIAVLVTIYSGIDFFAKNLKIFKSGGM encoded by the coding sequence ATGAATTTACCGAATAAAATAACTATATCAAGAATATTTTTAGTACCCTTATTTATGATTTTTGTTATACCGATTCCAGATGCTACAGTTAATTTTCCGCTTTTGTCTTTTTTGAAAGATGAAATGCTGTCCATAAACGTTTTTATAAATAATTACGGAAGCTACGTCGCTGCGGTGCTGTTTATATTGGCTGCAAGTACAGATGGGGTTGACGGGTACATTGCCAGAAAACATAAGCTTGTGACCTCATTTGGAAAATTTCTTGATCCTATAGCTGATAAATTATTGATTACTGCAGCATTGATTGCTTTAGTTCAGCAGCAGGTAGTAACGGGTTGGGCAGCAATGATTATAATATCCAGGGAACTTTTAGTTACAGGCTTGCGTTTGGTTGCAGCAGCAGAAGGACAGGTTATAGCCGCAAATAAGTCAGGAAAAATAAAAATGATATTTCAAACTGTTGCAGTTTCAGTATGTCTTTTAAAAAATTGGCCATTCTCAATATTTACGGATATGCCTATTGATTCTTATCTTATGTTGATTGCGGTTTTGGTAACAATCTATTCGGGAATAGACTTTTTTGCGAAGAATTTAAAAATATTTAAATCTGGTGGGATGTAA